The Macrobrachium nipponense isolate FS-2020 chromosome 13, ASM1510439v2, whole genome shotgun sequence genome has a window encoding:
- the LOC135225820 gene encoding uncharacterized protein LOC135225820 isoform X2: protein MGNTLKSVCDAKDNLEDHHVRAALQEDKGKGTTLMAWGLEDFTERGDHYIDVISGLYVRYGKGNTQNDETYIVKLSAPQATKALRDMVAQGNKKEILFYRELLPALNSELIKVGLNPLLTPQCLYANQVSENSVLILTDLRSRNFKKFHGKNCLDIPHTRLILQELARFHSSSLLLKAAQGPQFVSKYDFLDKEWYNVTEDAIDFFITLFDGNIENAVAILKILEGDEGTIRWLQTIKHNVYKILEEMMKRDTVFTTVCHGDCLNNNVLFRYDEYGNPVEALLLDFQIVRRASLVTDLHLLLNISVYGTDRNTNLENFLQLYYNSFKQVFDAAGLQAPFQFQELLQEYENKIMFGILWALAVIPTIVSEGEFSEWASSRDRANSEEAIGNQRESIDSKISGKHGELRARFLPIFDELIDQGIIN, encoded by the exons TGGGGAACACACTCAAGTCTGTATGCGACGCTAAGGACAACCTGGAAGATCACCATGTTAGAGCAGCCCTCCAAGAAGACAAAGGTAAAGGAACCACCCTGATGGCTTGGGGTTTGGAAGATTTCACAGAGAGAGGTGACCATTATATAGATGTCATAAGTGGCCTATACGTCAGATATGGGAAAGGCAACACTCAGAATGATGAGACTTACATAGTCAAACTCAGTGCCCCTCAGGCTACCAAAGCACTGAGGGATATGGTCGCACAGGGAAACAAGAAGGAAATTTTATTCTACAGAGAACTTCTTCCTGCCCTGAACTCGGAGCTTATAAAAGTGGGTTTGAATCCACTCTTAACACCGCAGTGCCTTTATGCCAACCAAGTTTCTGAAAACTCTGTACTGATACTAACTGACCTACGTTCCAGAAATTTCAAGAAATTTCATGGGAAAAACTGCTTAGATATTCCTCATACACGTCTGATCCTTCAAGAGCTGGCCAGATTTCATTCCAGTTCTCTACTGCTGAAAGCTGCTCAAGGACCACAGTTTGTGTCTAAGTATGACTTTTTGGATAAAGAATGGTACAATGTGACTGAGGACGCAATTGATTTCTTCATTACATTGTTTGACGGGAACATTGAAAATGCTGTTGCTATACTGAAAATCTTGGAGGGTGATGAAGGAACAATTAGGTGGCTGCAAACAATCAAGCATAATGTGTATAAGATCCTGGAAGAGATGATGAAGAGAGACACTGTCTTCACCACTGTGTGCCACGGGGACTGTCTTAATAATAATGTCCTATTCAG gtaCGATGAATATGGAAATCCAGTCGAAGCATTACTACTAGATTTCCAGATAGTTCGTCGAGCATCACTTGTTACAGACCTTCATCTCCTCTTGAATATAAGTGTTTATGGAACTGACCGGAATACTAATCTTGAGAACTTCCTTCAGCTCTACTACAACTCCTTTAAACAGGTTTTTGATGCAGCTGGACTTCAAGCACCATTCCAATTCCAAGAACTACTCCAAGAATATGAGAACAAAATAATGTTTGGTATACTCTGGGCACTGGCAGTAATACCAACGATTGTGAGTGAAGGGGAATTCTCAGAATGGGCGAGTTCTCGTGACAGAGCAAACTCAGAAGAAGCTATTGGGAATCAAAGAGAATCTATTGACTCAAAAATATCTGGCAAGCATGGCGAGTTACGGGCACGTTTCTTGCCAATATTTGATGAACTAATAGACCAGgggataattaattaa